In the Leptospira sp. WS4.C2 genome, one interval contains:
- a CDS encoding ATP-binding protein, protein MAPLLNLYSFFYFGLCLVSGIAFVYFMSRKEDLTPTFRGLLVPLFCLFFWSVAWSICNSFVSPWTAYVFVFLKNPVILVLGVASSNLAFEFQENSFPRWKIWSLRIHILLAGLAILANGIGFFYREIHFDPKMEFYVPDQNSPSTIVQLSIISIAGVLCLILGNTIAALTAKFLRFQGAKKRNTGGFLLAILGILSLAFADILVDLNYFSKPTFLFLLTNLTIIIMTILVLVSLNQETIPSTVGFKIMTFNLTVLYLILSIVANFLFNRFRVDFQNEMSREKHSIKTQLESGTTFPFVYLSDLVVDLQNQNFRINKINFTKENIKQIFDRPASFESFTVESFSNEPNGIYWTSDFYAKNHHFLIAIPYIEYRNIVHQTVVWLIVTLLFSLFTIFMLYPVLHKTSIVYPLTRLLAGIRKMHSGDLFVTVKVSSRDEIGELSNSFNEMISIVRDARLQLEQKIKERTESLNQTILELRETQEQLLQAERMSTLGKIAASVAHEINNPLAAIKGSIQFIKDGQTNVLNPEKTENFLLAEKFIAEFKNQKRSEVTSRFKRKKELIAFFKSKSIPDPISLADTCFDFKIETVPEEYQKLFETEEGRNIFQSLLNDFVIGFHLGIIETAVERASKIVFALKHHSYSGPRESQKLLVLKEGIDSVLSMYSTSWKQNIEIEWKVSGDPRVLGHADELVQVWTNLIYNSIQACPKEGGKIRIFLKEEETDAVITIEDNGKGIPEDILPRIFEPFFTTKELGMGTGLGLSIVQKIIQNHNGSIQVESQPGKTLFSIRFPLAKS, encoded by the coding sequence TTGGCTCCCTTACTGAATCTTTATAGTTTTTTCTATTTTGGGCTCTGTTTGGTGAGCGGGATTGCCTTTGTTTATTTTATGTCTCGAAAGGAGGATCTCACTCCTACATTTCGTGGCCTGCTTGTTCCGCTGTTCTGTCTTTTTTTCTGGTCTGTGGCTTGGTCGATTTGTAATTCTTTCGTTTCGCCTTGGACGGCCTATGTTTTTGTTTTCTTAAAAAACCCAGTCATATTAGTTTTGGGGGTAGCCTCCTCAAATCTTGCCTTCGAGTTTCAGGAAAATAGTTTTCCACGTTGGAAAATCTGGAGCCTTAGGATCCACATCCTACTTGCAGGTTTGGCTATCCTAGCGAATGGGATCGGATTTTTTTACAGGGAAATCCATTTTGATCCCAAAATGGAATTTTATGTTCCAGACCAAAACTCACCCTCAACAATTGTCCAACTTTCGATCATTTCCATAGCCGGTGTACTTTGTTTGATTCTCGGGAATACGATCGCAGCTTTGACTGCAAAATTTCTTCGCTTTCAAGGAGCCAAAAAAAGAAATACAGGAGGGTTCCTTTTAGCCATCCTTGGAATTCTTTCATTAGCATTTGCTGATATTTTGGTAGACCTAAATTATTTTAGCAAACCAACATTCTTATTTTTACTCACTAACCTAACAATCATTATCATGACTATTCTTGTGTTGGTGTCACTCAACCAAGAAACCATCCCATCTACAGTTGGATTCAAAATCATGACTTTCAACTTAACCGTTTTATATTTGATACTCTCTATTGTTGCTAATTTTTTATTCAATCGGTTTCGAGTAGACTTTCAAAATGAAATGAGTAGAGAGAAACATAGTATCAAAACACAATTGGAATCAGGGACAACCTTTCCCTTTGTTTATCTTTCTGATTTAGTCGTCGATTTGCAAAATCAAAACTTCAGAATTAACAAAATCAATTTCACAAAAGAAAATATAAAACAAATTTTTGACCGTCCTGCTTCTTTTGAATCTTTCACGGTAGAATCTTTTTCTAACGAACCAAATGGAATTTATTGGACATCCGACTTTTATGCAAAAAACCATCATTTCCTAATTGCAATTCCCTATATAGAATACAGGAATATAGTTCACCAAACTGTAGTTTGGCTCATTGTCACATTACTTTTCTCTCTGTTTACAATCTTTATGTTGTACCCGGTATTACATAAAACAAGCATAGTCTATCCATTAACTAGACTACTTGCTGGGATCCGAAAGATGCATTCCGGCGATTTATTTGTTACCGTCAAAGTATCGAGTAGAGATGAAATCGGAGAATTATCGAATAGTTTCAATGAAATGATATCGATTGTTCGAGATGCAAGACTTCAATTAGAACAAAAAATTAAAGAAAGGACAGAATCTTTAAACCAAACCATCTTAGAACTTAGAGAAACTCAAGAACAACTTCTGCAAGCGGAGAGAATGTCCACTCTTGGAAAAATTGCCGCAAGTGTTGCACATGAAATCAATAACCCACTAGCAGCCATTAAAGGGAGTATTCAATTTATTAAAGATGGACAAACGAATGTCCTAAATCCCGAAAAAACAGAAAACTTCCTTTTAGCCGAAAAATTTATCGCGGAATTTAAAAACCAAAAACGCTCTGAAGTTACATCTCGCTTTAAAAGAAAAAAAGAACTCATTGCCTTCTTCAAATCAAAATCGATTCCCGATCCCATTTCCCTAGCCGATACCTGTTTCGATTTTAAAATCGAAACGGTTCCCGAAGAATACCAAAAACTATTCGAAACAGAAGAAGGTAGGAATATTTTCCAATCTCTACTAAACGACTTTGTGATTGGATTTCATTTGGGAATTATTGAAACAGCAGTGGAGCGCGCTTCCAAAATTGTTTTTGCCCTGAAACACCACTCTTACTCAGGTCCTAGAGAATCCCAAAAACTCCTTGTACTCAAGGAAGGAATTGATTCAGTCCTCTCTATGTATTCCACTAGTTGGAAACAAAACATAGAAATTGAATGGAAGGTCAGTGGCGATCCGAGGGTGCTTGGTCATGCGGATGAGTTGGTTCAAGTGTGGACGAACCTCATCTACAACTCGATCCAAGCTTGTCCGAAAGAAGGAGGGAAAATCCGTATTTTCTTAAAAGAGGAAGAAACTGATGCGGTCATCACCATCGAAGACAATGGGAAAGGGATCCCCGAAGACATCCTCCCTCGCATTTTTGAGCCATTTTTTACTACCAAAGAATTGGGGATGGGTACCGGACTCGGGTTATCCATCGTCCAAAAGATCATCCAAAACCACAATGGAAGCATCCAAGTGGAGAGCCAACCTGGCAAAACCCTCTTTTCCATCCGCTTTCCCCTAGCAAAATCCTAG
- a CDS encoding lytic transglycosylase domain-containing protein, whose translation MRKQNSLIQILGTCFLALMFLTESYGKISSAGLSVRNESSKRKLEVYIAKYRPSLSARERSELVSALERASLNLRLPAGKKHERYDKLGFLVGLVHTESQFHKRAKSHKGALGLMQVMPATAKWLATKEGISFSSEKDLYDPETNLYLGVLYLNYLFERTDSVEAALLSYNAGLGGYKRFGGIPEYSKSVYRYYEDWKSMPVPTRSMISETVASLLSI comes from the coding sequence ATGCGAAAACAAAACTCACTCATCCAAATCCTAGGAACCTGCTTTCTTGCTCTAATGTTCCTAACCGAATCGTATGGTAAGATTAGTTCGGCAGGCCTAAGTGTTCGAAACGAATCTTCCAAAAGAAAATTGGAAGTCTACATTGCCAAATACCGTCCGAGCCTATCTGCCAGAGAAAGATCGGAACTTGTTTCTGCTTTGGAACGCGCCTCTTTGAATCTACGTCTGCCGGCAGGTAAGAAACACGAACGTTATGACAAATTGGGATTTTTGGTAGGCCTAGTGCACACAGAATCTCAATTTCATAAACGGGCCAAGTCCCATAAGGGTGCTCTCGGCCTGATGCAAGTGATGCCGGCAACAGCGAAGTGGTTGGCAACAAAAGAAGGAATCTCGTTTTCTTCTGAAAAAGACCTATATGATCCAGAAACTAATTTGTATCTTGGTGTCTTGTATTTGAATTATCTTTTCGAACGAACTGATTCTGTGGAAGCAGCCTTACTATCCTATAATGCAGGACTTGGAGGTTATAAACGGTTTGGAGGCATTCCAGAGTATTCAAAATCAGTGTATCGTTACTATGAAGATTGGAAATCCATGCCAGTGCCAACACGAAGTATGATTTCGGAGACGGTTGCGAGTCTTCTTTCTATTTAA